In a genomic window of Thermosynechococcus sp. CL-1:
- a CDS encoding AAA family ATPase translates to MEIQRLTLKNFKTHRDRTFEFLPGVNVICGENGAGKTSIFEAIAWVLFDATSGYGSGFNKVIIRKGAKRAEATVQFISAADGRSYVVRRNTQTGYAIYDPQVGDLGLSLREDVQVWLQEHLGIRSAFPLRDLFEQIIGIPQGMITADFLKPPAQRRQVFEPILQVSDYRQAFDNALALVNFSQEQVVSLERQLAVQKQELATRSQYEQQATALAAELERDRQQCEELHQQCQALATEKQQYEAAVETLNRLAQTCQRLEAQLHQQEELCRDRQQQLSVARASQAQCQQLQADYDRYRQQESRYQELEQQLRGRAALEQNIRKLEQQQHKLATQLASIESQRQAIATIASQLAALEPQIAAADALDAEIAPLEARYQQAQQADQELRHLKQQAATLQARLEEMAQQVQALEQQRPLAATLSAKQAEWERLQAQLSHATAAHAFAATLDPILNTAQSHATATDPLVTAAMTSLTAAQQFSLVATAIQEGLEALQQLQQNYHWLLDQLTALRQTLTDPAAIPALNQTLKQLETDIARAAAAERSLLQAQALEEERSRLAAELKQLGDRQQTVEPLSKELTDLERRLNELRKERANLGQPHAQRQLLLEQQAAAPQLEADYARLGSEQASLQARLTPLYEERQHYATLEEQRQQLRDELASLRPSYDTYLQHQQQAAQVESYEAALRTATQSAHELQAALAKAQAEYNAQEQGVDLAALEAVRDRYEQLHREYQRLLGAIPEKEKQYQTCLATLKHLDEVATEKEKTLQKLVAAQKHHSLIETARDIFKKSGPRVGEAYLHTVSSEADRLLRELLNRPDVALQWTADYEIQVNEGGYWRPFKSLSGGEQMCAALAVRLALLRVLVNTDIAFFDEPTTNMDQVRRQQLAESLSNLRSFHQLFVISHDETFEALTEHTIHLERSLP, encoded by the coding sequence GTGGAAATTCAGCGACTAACCCTAAAAAACTTTAAGACCCACCGCGATCGTACGTTTGAGTTTCTGCCCGGTGTGAATGTCATCTGTGGCGAGAATGGTGCGGGCAAAACCAGTATTTTTGAAGCCATTGCTTGGGTGCTCTTTGATGCTACGTCGGGGTATGGCAGTGGCTTTAATAAGGTCATTATTCGCAAGGGTGCTAAACGCGCCGAAGCCACAGTTCAGTTTATCTCGGCAGCAGATGGTCGCTCCTATGTGGTACGGCGCAATACGCAAACGGGGTACGCGATTTATGACCCCCAAGTGGGAGACCTCGGTCTTTCGTTGCGTGAAGATGTGCAGGTGTGGTTGCAGGAGCACCTCGGTATCCGCAGTGCCTTTCCGCTTCGGGATCTCTTTGAGCAGATCATTGGCATTCCCCAAGGGATGATCACGGCGGATTTTCTCAAGCCACCCGCCCAGCGGCGGCAAGTTTTTGAACCGATTTTGCAAGTCAGTGACTATCGCCAAGCCTTTGACAATGCCCTTGCCCTCGTGAATTTTTCCCAAGAGCAGGTGGTGTCCCTAGAGCGGCAGTTGGCGGTGCAAAAACAGGAACTGGCCACGCGATCGCAATATGAACAACAGGCAACCGCCTTGGCAGCGGAGCTAGAGCGTGATCGCCAGCAGTGCGAGGAATTACACCAACAATGTCAGGCCTTAGCCACTGAAAAACAGCAATATGAAGCTGCCGTTGAAACCCTGAACCGTCTTGCGCAAACCTGTCAGCGCCTCGAAGCCCAACTCCATCAGCAGGAGGAACTGTGTCGCGATCGCCAACAGCAGTTGAGCGTTGCCCGCGCAAGCCAAGCCCAGTGCCAGCAATTGCAAGCCGACTACGATCGCTATCGGCAGCAGGAGAGCCGCTACCAAGAACTCGAGCAGCAACTGCGGGGACGAGCTGCCCTTGAGCAGAACATCCGCAAGCTAGAGCAACAGCAACACAAGCTGGCTACCCAATTGGCCAGTATTGAAAGCCAACGTCAAGCGATCGCCACCATTGCCAGCCAACTCGCGGCCCTTGAACCCCAAATTGCTGCTGCCGACGCCCTCGATGCCGAAATTGCCCCCCTTGAGGCGCGCTACCAACAAGCCCAGCAGGCGGATCAAGAACTGCGCCACCTCAAGCAACAAGCGGCAACGTTGCAAGCCCGCCTTGAGGAAATGGCGCAACAGGTGCAAGCCCTAGAGCAACAGCGTCCCTTAGCCGCCACCTTGAGCGCTAAACAGGCAGAATGGGAGCGACTCCAAGCCCAACTCAGCCACGCCACCGCCGCCCATGCCTTTGCTGCCACCCTTGATCCCATTCTCAATACGGCTCAAAGCCACGCTACGGCAACCGATCCCCTTGTCACAGCGGCCATGACAAGCCTTACAGCGGCACAGCAATTTTCCCTCGTTGCCACCGCCATTCAAGAGGGGCTAGAAGCACTTCAGCAGCTTCAGCAGAATTATCACTGGCTTTTGGATCAACTCACGGCACTGCGACAAACCCTCACGGATCCTGCCGCTATTCCCGCCCTCAACCAGACGTTAAAACAGTTAGAAACTGACATTGCCCGTGCTGCCGCAGCAGAACGATCCCTCTTGCAAGCCCAAGCCCTTGAGGAGGAACGCAGCCGTTTGGCAGCAGAGCTTAAGCAGTTGGGCGATCGCCAGCAAACCGTAGAACCCCTAAGCAAAGAACTCACTGATTTAGAACGCCGCTTGAACGAGTTACGGAAAGAACGCGCCAACCTTGGCCAACCCCATGCCCAGCGGCAACTGTTACTGGAGCAGCAGGCAGCAGCCCCCCAACTGGAAGCCGACTACGCACGTTTGGGCAGCGAACAAGCCAGCCTACAAGCTCGCCTCACCCCCCTTTATGAGGAACGCCAACATTACGCCACCCTTGAGGAACAGCGGCAACAGCTTAGGGATGAACTAGCTAGCTTGCGTCCCAGCTATGATACCTATCTCCAACACCAGCAGCAGGCCGCCCAAGTAGAGAGCTATGAAGCTGCCCTGCGAACAGCCACCCAATCCGCCCATGAATTGCAAGCTGCCCTTGCCAAAGCCCAAGCAGAGTACAACGCCCAAGAGCAAGGGGTCGATTTAGCCGCTCTGGAAGCCGTGCGCGATCGCTACGAGCAGCTACACCGCGAGTATCAACGGCTCCTTGGTGCGATTCCTGAAAAAGAAAAGCAGTACCAAACCTGCCTTGCCACCCTCAAGCATCTTGATGAAGTCGCCACCGAAAAGGAAAAGACACTGCAAAAGCTCGTAGCGGCACAAAAACACCACTCTCTGATTGAGACGGCCCGCGACATTTTCAAAAAGAGCGGTCCCCGGGTTGGTGAAGCCTATTTGCACACCGTTTCCAGCGAAGCCGATCGCCTGCTGCGCGAACTTCTCAACCGTCCCGATGTGGCGCTCCAGTGGACGGCAGACTACGAAATTCAAGTGAACGAGGGCGGCTACTGGCGACCCTTCAAAAGCCTCTCTGGCGGCGAGCAAATGTGTGCTGCCCTTGCGGTGCGCTTAGCCTTGTTGCGGGTACTGGTCAACACCGACATTGCCTTCTTTGATGAACCGACCACCAATATGGATCAGGTGCGCCGCCAACAACTGGCCGAGAGCCTGAGCAATCTCAGAAGTTTTCATCAACTTTTTGTGATTAGCCACGATGAAACCTTTGAAGCCCTCACCGAGCACACGATCCATCTGGAGCGATCGCTCCCTTAG
- a CDS encoding FHA domain-containing protein codes for MNSLQQERHVLILNTVGGRRAIALEAAAYSLGRDESNAIVIDFETVSRQHAILLRVPVPGTTSYRYRLVDGNANGKPSTNGTFVNGKRISSHELQHGDVILFGRKAKASYLMLSMADTEFSQYLQSIAFQSIKSDLRGAKETLVGMELSGELRRTPSRELVAAAATQLHPEAEPAKETLASESDREPQGNNKETVHEKESQGSKTSLVGLGAIALVVVAIIAGAVWRSGFSPSQPQGTPPATQTRH; via the coding sequence ATGAATAGCCTGCAACAGGAACGTCACGTCTTAATTTTGAATACCGTGGGTGGCCGGCGGGCGATCGCCCTTGAGGCAGCGGCCTACTCCCTTGGGCGCGATGAGAGTAATGCCATTGTTATTGACTTTGAAACCGTTTCCCGCCAGCACGCTATTCTCCTGCGGGTACCTGTCCCCGGTACCACCAGCTATCGCTATCGTTTGGTGGATGGCAATGCCAATGGTAAGCCCAGTACCAACGGCACCTTTGTCAATGGCAAGCGCATCAGTAGCCATGAATTGCAGCACGGCGATGTGATTCTCTTTGGTCGTAAAGCCAAGGCTTCCTATCTCATGCTCTCGATGGCGGATACCGAGTTCAGCCAATATCTGCAATCCATTGCCTTCCAAAGCATTAAATCCGATCTGCGGGGTGCCAAGGAAACCCTTGTGGGTATGGAGCTAAGTGGCGAACTGCGGCGAACCCCGAGCCGTGAATTGGTGGCAGCGGCAGCCACGCAGTTACATCCTGAAGCCGAACCCGCAAAAGAGACCTTGGCCAGTGAGAGCGACAGGGAGCCGCAGGGGAACAACAAAGAAACCGTCCATGAAAAAGAGAGCCAAGGCTCAAAAACCAGCCTCGTGGGTCTAGGGGCGATCGCCCTGGTGGTTGTTGCCATTATCGCAGGAGCCGTCTGGCGATCGGGCTTCTCCCCCAGTCAACCGCAGGGTACACCACCTGCCACTCAAACCCGCCACTAG
- a CDS encoding 2Fe-2S iron-sulfur cluster-binding protein has translation MTKRDHSKVYNVTLVNEAKGLNKTIRVHADEYILDAAEAQGIALPYSCRAGACVNCAGRIIKGTVDQSDHSFLKPKELDAGFVLLCAAYPTSDCVISTHEEDNLLNLT, from the coding sequence ATGACAAAGCGGGATCATAGCAAAGTTTATAATGTCACACTGGTCAATGAAGCAAAAGGCTTGAATAAAACCATTCGTGTTCATGCCGACGAGTACATTCTTGATGCTGCCGAAGCCCAAGGTATTGCTTTGCCCTACTCCTGCCGCGCCGGTGCCTGCGTCAACTGTGCTGGTCGGATCATCAAAGGCACGGTGGATCAGTCGGATCACTCCTTTTTGAAGCCTAAGGAGTTGGATGCTGGATTTGTGCTCCTGTGTGCAGCCTATCCCACGTCCGATTGTGTGATCTCAACCCACGAAGAAGATAACTTACTGAACTTGACTTAA
- the glmS gene encoding glutamine--fructose-6-phosphate transaminase (isomerizing), producing the protein MCGIVGYIGPQRAAQVLLQGLQKLEYRGYDSAGIATLNEGELLCVRAKGKLHNLAEKVEQLDMIAHVGIGHTRWATHGKPEEHNAHPHRDSRDRLAVVQNGIIENYRELREQLQARGHIFRSETDTEVIPHLIAEALPETPTANGLLEAVRQAVHQLEGAFAIAVICADYPDELIVARQQAPLVIGFGQGEFFCASDTPAIIPYTRAVLPLENGELARLTPTGVEVYDFAGHRLRKTPRTLNWNPVMVEKQGFKHYMLKEIYEQPGVVRTCLEDYLRADWDENSSCSPVQLHLDPSLLENLQHIQIVACGTSWHAGLVGKYLLEQIAQIPTSVQYASEFRYAPPPLLPHTLTIGVTQSGETADTLAALEMELKRRQGLEGALQPRLLGITNRPESSLGHLVPHIIDTRAGIEIGVAATKTFVAQLMAFYLLTLELAWQRQSCDRSRLAELVTGLRQLPAQMEQILESQERYIEALSHDFSETQDFIFLGRGINFPIALEGALKLKEISYIHAEGYPAGEMKHGPIALLDAKVPVVTIAMPGSVFEKVLSNAQEARARDARLIGVTPLDEAEAQHTFDNLLPVPEVDELLSPILTVIPLQLLAYHIAARRGLDVDQPRNLAKSVTVE; encoded by the coding sequence ATGTGTGGCATTGTTGGTTATATTGGCCCACAGCGAGCAGCCCAAGTCCTGCTTCAGGGGCTGCAAAAGCTGGAATATCGAGGCTATGATTCCGCTGGCATTGCCACACTCAATGAGGGCGAACTCCTCTGTGTGCGCGCCAAGGGCAAACTCCACAACTTGGCTGAGAAGGTCGAACAGCTGGACATGATTGCCCATGTTGGCATTGGCCACACCCGTTGGGCGACCCACGGTAAACCAGAGGAACACAATGCCCACCCTCATCGCGACAGTCGCGATCGCCTAGCCGTGGTGCAAAATGGCATCATTGAAAACTACCGTGAACTGCGGGAGCAACTCCAAGCGCGGGGGCACATTTTCCGCTCCGAGACCGATACAGAAGTCATTCCCCACCTGATTGCCGAAGCGTTGCCTGAGACCCCCACCGCCAATGGCCTCCTAGAAGCAGTACGCCAAGCGGTTCATCAACTGGAAGGGGCGTTTGCGATCGCCGTTATTTGTGCGGATTATCCCGATGAATTGATCGTGGCCCGGCAGCAAGCCCCTCTTGTCATTGGCTTTGGCCAAGGGGAATTCTTCTGCGCCTCCGATACCCCAGCGATCATTCCCTATACCCGTGCTGTATTGCCGCTGGAAAATGGCGAACTGGCTCGGTTGACGCCCACAGGGGTTGAAGTCTATGACTTTGCGGGACATCGCCTACGCAAAACCCCTCGCACCCTCAACTGGAACCCCGTCATGGTGGAAAAGCAGGGCTTTAAGCACTACATGCTCAAGGAAATCTATGAGCAGCCGGGGGTGGTGCGCACCTGTTTAGAGGACTATTTGCGAGCCGATTGGGATGAGAACAGTTCCTGTAGCCCGGTGCAGTTGCACCTAGACCCCAGCCTCCTCGAAAATCTGCAGCACATTCAAATTGTTGCCTGTGGCACCAGTTGGCACGCTGGCCTTGTGGGCAAATATCTTCTTGAGCAAATCGCCCAGATTCCCACCAGTGTGCAATATGCCTCAGAGTTTCGCTATGCGCCCCCACCCCTGCTACCCCATACCCTCACCATTGGCGTCACCCAGTCAGGGGAAACAGCCGACACCCTTGCCGCTCTAGAGATGGAGCTAAAACGCCGCCAAGGACTCGAGGGTGCTCTCCAACCTCGTTTGCTGGGGATTACCAATCGCCCAGAAAGTAGTCTTGGGCATCTGGTGCCCCACATTATTGATACCCGTGCCGGCATTGAAATTGGTGTAGCCGCCACAAAAACATTCGTTGCCCAGTTGATGGCCTTCTATCTGCTGACCTTGGAGTTGGCATGGCAGCGGCAGTCTTGCGATCGCTCCCGCTTGGCGGAACTCGTCACTGGCTTGCGCCAATTGCCTGCCCAGATGGAGCAAATCTTAGAGAGCCAAGAACGCTATATTGAAGCTCTCTCCCATGACTTTTCCGAGACCCAAGACTTTATCTTTTTGGGACGGGGCATCAACTTTCCCATTGCCCTCGAAGGTGCCCTCAAACTCAAGGAAATTAGCTATATTCATGCCGAGGGGTATCCTGCGGGTGAGATGAAACATGGCCCGATCGCCCTGCTCGATGCCAAAGTACCGGTGGTCACGATCGCCATGCCTGGCAGTGTCTTTGAGAAAGTCCTCTCCAATGCCCAAGAAGCCCGTGCCCGCGATGCCCGCCTCATTGGTGTTACCCCCCTTGACGAAGCCGAAGCCCAGCACACCTTCGATAACCTTTTACCTGTACCCGAGGTCGATGAGCTTCTCTCCCCGATCCTGACGGTGATCCCCCTGCAACTGTTGGCGTATCACATTGCTGCTCGCCGTGGCTTAGATGTCGATCAACCCCGCAACCTCGCCAAGTCAGTAACTGTTGAATAA
- a CDS encoding UDP-N-acetylmuramoyl-L-alanyl-D-glutamate--2,6-diaminopimelate ligase — protein sequence MNLRELLTAAAITPSFEHPALDQEVKSLSTNSWECQRGSLFIGMPGTRVDGGNFWPSALVAGAIAAVVSPQAKPREGDACVIVVPDIERACGRLAAAFYGYPSQHLSLLGVTGTNGKTTTTHLVEHLLNHVGYPTALLGTLYSRWPGHCEIASHTTPFAVTLQEQLAAAVAAGCRFAVMEVSSHALAQDRVWGCQFEVAAFTNLTQDHLDYHRDLEDYFAAKAKLFTADYLKGRAILNGDDPFGQRLAQQLPRDRYWTYGLSENADFRAEHLTYRVNGVTGTVHTPIGSGTLDSPLVGQFNVANVLAAIAMGAAVGLPLESMLKAIRDFAGVPGRMEQVRISPDQEITVLVDYAHTPDSLENLLKAARPFIPGKLICVFGCGGDRDRTKRPQMGTIAARLADQVVVTSDNPRTEDPRRILDDILAGIPPQTPLIVEADRRQAILQAILSAAPGDGVIIAGKGHEDYQILGTEKVHFDDREEARTALEQRCKQRPDQG from the coding sequence ATGAACCTACGGGAACTCCTGACGGCGGCAGCGATTACGCCGAGTTTTGAACATCCTGCCCTCGATCAAGAGGTGAAGTCCCTGAGTACGAATTCTTGGGAGTGTCAGCGTGGCTCTTTGTTTATTGGTATGCCCGGTACGCGGGTGGATGGGGGCAATTTTTGGCCAAGTGCCTTGGTAGCTGGGGCGATCGCGGCAGTGGTGTCTCCGCAAGCCAAACCCCGTGAGGGAGATGCCTGTGTGATTGTCGTACCCGATATCGAACGCGCCTGTGGCCGACTTGCAGCTGCCTTTTATGGTTATCCCAGCCAACATCTCAGCCTCTTGGGGGTCACAGGCACCAATGGCAAAACAACGACGACTCACTTGGTGGAGCATCTCCTCAATCATGTGGGCTACCCAACGGCACTTCTAGGCACGCTCTATAGTCGTTGGCCGGGACACTGTGAGATTGCCAGTCATACCACGCCCTTTGCGGTGACCCTTCAGGAACAATTGGCGGCAGCAGTCGCAGCGGGCTGTCGGTTTGCGGTCATGGAGGTGAGTTCCCATGCCTTAGCGCAGGATCGGGTGTGGGGTTGCCAGTTTGAGGTGGCAGCTTTCACGAATTTGACCCAAGATCATCTGGACTATCACCGCGATCTGGAGGATTATTTTGCCGCTAAGGCCAAGCTCTTTACTGCTGACTATCTCAAGGGTCGAGCAATTCTCAATGGCGATGATCCCTTTGGCCAGCGACTGGCTCAACAGTTGCCGCGCGATCGCTACTGGACCTATGGCCTCAGCGAGAATGCTGATTTTCGGGCTGAGCATCTCACCTATCGTGTCAATGGCGTGACGGGCACGGTTCATACCCCTATCGGTAGCGGCACCCTAGACTCGCCTTTGGTGGGACAGTTTAATGTGGCCAATGTGCTGGCCGCGATCGCCATGGGGGCAGCGGTGGGACTCCCCCTAGAATCGATGCTGAAGGCCATTCGTGACTTTGCGGGGGTACCGGGGCGGATGGAGCAGGTGCGCATTAGCCCAGACCAAGAGATTACGGTTCTTGTGGATTATGCCCATACCCCCGATAGCCTTGAGAACTTGTTAAAAGCTGCCCGTCCCTTTATTCCCGGTAAGCTGATCTGTGTCTTTGGCTGTGGCGGCGATCGCGATCGTACCAAGCGTCCCCAGATGGGAACCATTGCCGCTCGCCTTGCGGATCAAGTGGTGGTGACATCCGATAACCCGCGCACCGAGGATCCCCGCCGCATTCTTGATGACATCCTTGCTGGTATCCCACCACAAACGCCGCTGATTGTTGAGGCCGATCGCCGTCAAGCGATTCTGCAAGCCATTCTGAGCGCAGCGCCGGGTGATGGCGTGATCATTGCCGGCAAAGGCCATGAGGACTACCAAATTCTGGGGACTGAAAAAGTTCACTTCGACGATCGCGAGGAAGCCCGCACTGCCCTCGAACAGCGATGCAAACAACGACCGGATCAGGGCTAA
- a CDS encoding helicase C-terminal domain-containing protein, with protein sequence MQTTTGSGLTCHNRGLLFHSEQIVIEAEVHRQLRAFLRSSGDRRWPHHLTLARLVARALRLQRGCLLQVTQRAVLHHRYGLSYLLPLLLYPEPALLVVPQERLTRLLHQKIPELLTFLAVAKPIQHSQYPQPAFEGVLVMSLEDWCRHTTVYPNVVTIIDGIEALPQIAQQQMTCTITTSDWEHLKLALPGAVDAIRQVYAQLVQHLLQRPHNPYGDYLLTPTEQQPLLELLNQWPQGLPPQWSQLREYLNRSDTAIWGRRHPTVGYFTLQGHPLNLRPYFQGIWSQAPFVLIGSGPETDPPLAYVQQELGIPPQTTIKFAGDRHSEAITLSIAEDLPLPNTPEFAPAVLRRLYDLIGTIGHRRAVILVSDVPLREQLATQLAALYGSRVQVETPNLDTNTILVTGETFWLRHGAQLPCPALFVLTTLPLPSPEKAVVSARIEWHKQQKQDWFRQYLLPECLTVLDRALAPVRQDETLVAILDRRLTERSYGREILQSLSPYNRVSDRAQSPR encoded by the coding sequence ATGCAAACAACGACCGGATCAGGGCTAACGTGCCACAATAGGGGATTGTTGTTCCACAGCGAGCAGATTGTGATTGAGGCAGAGGTTCACCGCCAATTACGGGCATTTTTACGCAGCAGTGGCGATCGCCGGTGGCCTCACCATCTCACCTTGGCGCGGCTGGTTGCCCGTGCCCTACGGCTGCAGCGGGGGTGTTTACTTCAAGTCACTCAGCGGGCAGTGTTGCACCATCGCTATGGCCTGAGTTATCTGCTGCCGCTGCTGTTGTATCCTGAACCTGCCCTGCTTGTCGTCCCCCAAGAGCGACTGACACGACTACTGCACCAAAAAATTCCTGAACTCCTCACCTTCCTTGCGGTTGCGAAACCGATTCAGCATAGCCAGTACCCGCAGCCAGCCTTTGAGGGGGTGCTTGTAATGAGCCTCGAGGACTGGTGTCGCCACACCACCGTCTATCCCAACGTTGTCACGATCATTGATGGCATTGAAGCCTTGCCCCAAATTGCCCAGCAGCAGATGACCTGCACCATTACCACCAGCGATTGGGAGCATTTGAAACTGGCTCTTCCCGGTGCAGTTGATGCCATTCGCCAAGTCTATGCCCAGTTGGTGCAGCATCTCTTGCAACGGCCCCACAACCCCTATGGCGATTACCTGCTGACGCCAACGGAACAACAACCGCTCCTTGAGCTACTCAATCAATGGCCGCAGGGGTTGCCTCCCCAATGGTCACAACTGCGTGAATACCTCAACCGCAGTGACACGGCAATTTGGGGACGCCGCCACCCGACGGTGGGCTACTTTACGCTTCAAGGGCACCCCCTGAATTTGCGTCCCTATTTTCAAGGCATTTGGTCACAAGCTCCCTTTGTTCTGATCGGTAGCGGTCCGGAGACTGACCCGCCCTTGGCCTATGTGCAACAGGAATTGGGCATTCCTCCCCAAACCACGATTAAATTTGCTGGCGATCGCCACAGTGAAGCGATTACGCTCTCAATTGCTGAAGACTTACCTCTCCCTAACACCCCAGAATTTGCCCCAGCCGTCCTGCGGCGTCTCTACGATCTCATTGGCACGATCGGCCATCGGCGGGCGGTGATCCTTGTCAGCGATGTGCCCCTACGGGAACAGTTGGCGACCCAATTGGCTGCCCTCTACGGTTCACGGGTACAGGTGGAGACCCCCAACCTTGACACGAACACGATTTTAGTGACGGGGGAGACCTTTTGGCTGCGTCATGGGGCGCAGTTGCCCTGCCCAGCGCTATTCGTCTTAACGACGTTGCCCTTGCCCTCGCCAGAAAAAGCGGTGGTAAGTGCCCGCATTGAATGGCACAAGCAGCAAAAACAGGATTGGTTTCGCCAGTATCTCTTGCCAGAGTGCTTGACGGTGCTGGATCGTGCCCTTGCCCCTGTGCGTCAGGATGAAACGCTGGTGGCGATTTTGGATCGGCGGCTCACGGAGCGCAGCTATGGCCGGGAAATTCTCCAGAGTCTCAGTCCCTACAACCGCGTTAGCGATCGCGCCCAATCACCGCGTTGA
- the larE gene encoding ATP-dependent sacrificial sulfur transferase LarE produces MGVDKLAALRDLIGELDRALIAYSGGIDSTLVAKVAQDVLGDRAVAVTAVSPSLFPADLEDARIQAATIGIRHELIETHELENPNYATNPVNRCYFCKSELHDRLRELAQAWGYDYILDGVNADDLQDYRPGIAAAKERGVRSPLAEVGIGKLEVREIAKSLGLPWWNKPAQPCLSSRFPYGEEITLAKLQRVGNAEYYLRKQGWELCRVRSHGDTARIEVPQEQIAHFVTMTDLEKLVNHFQSLGFTYVTLDLEGFRSGKLNAVIGRDR; encoded by the coding sequence ATGGGCGTGGACAAACTAGCGGCCTTACGGGATCTCATTGGCGAACTCGATCGAGCCTTGATTGCCTACTCTGGTGGTATTGATAGTACGCTCGTGGCCAAGGTGGCTCAGGATGTCTTGGGCGATCGCGCAGTGGCGGTCACGGCGGTGTCCCCCTCATTATTTCCAGCGGATCTAGAGGATGCGCGTATTCAGGCAGCGACCATTGGCATTCGCCATGAGCTGATTGAAACCCATGAACTGGAGAACCCCAACTACGCCACTAACCCCGTCAATCGCTGCTACTTTTGCAAAAGTGAACTCCACGATCGCCTGCGGGAACTGGCTCAGGCGTGGGGCTATGACTATATTCTTGATGGCGTGAATGCCGATGATCTTCAAGACTATCGCCCCGGCATTGCTGCGGCCAAAGAGCGGGGGGTGCGATCGCCCCTTGCCGAGGTGGGGATTGGTAAACTCGAGGTGCGCGAAATTGCCAAATCCCTAGGGCTGCCGTGGTGGAATAAACCTGCCCAACCCTGTCTCAGTTCGCGTTTTCCCTACGGTGAGGAAATTACCCTTGCCAAGCTGCAACGGGTGGGCAATGCCGAATACTACCTGCGCAAGCAGGGCTGGGAACTGTGCCGCGTCCGCAGCCATGGCGATACGGCGCGCATTGAGGTGCCCCAAGAGCAGATTGCCCACTTTGTGACGATGACGGATCTGGAGAAGCTGGTAAACCACTTTCAGTCCCTTGGCTTTACCTATGTCACGTTGGATCTAGAGGGCTTTCGCAGTGGCAAACTCAACGCGGTGATTGGGCGCGATCGCTAA
- the psb30 gene encoding photosystem II reaction center protein Ycf12/Psb30 gives MGIFNGIIEFLSNINFEVIAQLTMIAMIGIAGPAIIFLLAVRRGNL, from the coding sequence ATGGGAATTTTCAATGGCATTATTGAATTTCTTAGCAATATCAACTTTGAGGTGATTGCCCAACTGACCATGATTGCCATGATTGGCATTGCAGGGCCGGCAATTATCTTCCTATTGGCTGTGCGTCGCGGCAATTTGTAG